The following proteins come from a genomic window of Acidobacteriota bacterium:
- a CDS encoding DUF3467 domain-containing protein, with translation MSERPKEEQGDLDSSSSINVKIGDAELKGAYSNLLRITHTREEFILDFINVVPPQGIVSARIVTSPGHLKRIIRALGTNLRRYEEVHGVIEEAPDPTEQSGRVN, from the coding sequence ATGAGCGAGCGACCCAAGGAAGAGCAGGGCGATCTGGATTCGTCCTCGTCGATCAACGTCAAGATCGGCGACGCCGAACTGAAGGGGGCGTACTCCAACCTGCTGCGCATCACCCATACCCGCGAGGAGTTCATCCTCGACTTCATCAACGTGGTGCCGCCCCAGGGGATCGTCAGCGCCCGGATCGTGACCAGCCCGGGGCATCTCAAGCGGATCATCCGCGCCCTCGGGACGAACCTGCGGCGCTACGAGGAAGTCCACGGCGTGATCGAGGAGGCCCCCGATCCGACGGAACAGTCCGGCCGCGTCAACTGA
- a CDS encoding long-chain fatty acid--CoA ligase has protein sequence METLSDLLLLSAERYGHREGLLTIRRHRRMESLSAADFTDSVRRTALALESRGVAKGDRIALFATNRPEWHVVDFACHLLGAVPVPIYPTLTAAQVAYILLDSGAEWVFYDDRAKRDLLAGLAPDGQGEGGTERQGLRLVAMDADAAAEGGTTLDALIGDPALAADTDLEAFRGRVDRSDTASIIYTSGTTGDPKGVVLSHWNFVSNLLACEKLFELGEEDQALSFLPLSHVFERTVDYLFFYLGVSIHYSPAIERVAGLMPVVRPTVLCSVPRLYESAYVRIQGTFASQPRLRRRLIDWALGVGRRRAERGGARLRGLVADRLVFSKIKERFGGRLRFAISGGAAIADEVAAFFDAIGIRLYQGYGLTETAPVLAVEYPGATRRGSVGMAAPGVELRIDDDGEILARTEGLMEGYWKKPDATAEAIDQDGWFHTGDIGRLDDDGYLYITDRKKDLLVTSGGKNVAPQPIEQMLITHPAVAQVVVVGDGYPYLNALVVPNYAEPPAPFAGMDPAELREDPRLQEIVQGLLDRANALLPAHERVRRFRLLERELTIEEGEITPTLKVRRKIVSERYRDVIASMYLKSQRVS, from the coding sequence TTGGAAACCCTTTCCGATCTCCTCCTGCTCTCGGCAGAGCGCTACGGCCACCGCGAGGGCCTGCTCACGATCCGCCGCCACCGGCGGATGGAGTCGCTGTCCGCCGCGGACTTCACGGACAGCGTCCGCCGCACGGCCCTGGCGCTCGAGTCGCGCGGCGTGGCCAAGGGAGATCGCATCGCACTGTTCGCGACGAACCGCCCGGAGTGGCACGTGGTCGACTTCGCGTGCCACCTGCTGGGCGCCGTGCCGGTGCCGATCTACCCGACGCTGACGGCGGCCCAGGTCGCCTACATCCTCCTCGACAGCGGCGCCGAGTGGGTCTTCTACGACGACAGGGCCAAACGGGACCTGCTGGCCGGTCTCGCCCCCGACGGCCAGGGCGAAGGCGGGACGGAGCGGCAGGGCCTGCGGCTGGTCGCGATGGACGCCGACGCGGCGGCCGAGGGCGGCACGACCCTCGATGCGCTGATCGGCGATCCGGCGCTGGCCGCGGACACGGACCTCGAGGCCTTCCGCGGCCGGGTGGACAGGAGCGATACGGCCAGCATCATCTACACCTCGGGCACCACCGGCGACCCGAAGGGCGTCGTGCTGTCGCACTGGAACTTCGTCTCGAACCTCCTCGCCTGCGAGAAACTCTTCGAGCTGGGCGAAGAGGACCAGGCCCTCTCCTTCCTGCCGCTTTCGCACGTCTTCGAGCGCACCGTCGACTATCTGTTCTTCTACCTCGGGGTGTCGATCCACTACTCCCCGGCGATCGAGCGCGTCGCCGGCCTGATGCCGGTCGTTCGACCGACCGTCCTGTGCTCGGTGCCCAGGCTCTACGAGAGCGCCTACGTCCGCATCCAGGGCACCTTCGCGAGCCAGCCGCGGCTCCGGCGCCGGCTGATCGACTGGGCGCTCGGGGTCGGCCGGCGGCGGGCCGAACGCGGCGGCGCCCGGCTCCGGGGCCTGGTCGCCGACCGTCTGGTGTTCAGCAAGATCAAGGAACGCTTCGGCGGTCGGCTGCGGTTCGCCATCTCCGGCGGCGCCGCGATCGCCGACGAAGTCGCCGCGTTCTTCGACGCGATCGGCATCCGCCTCTACCAGGGCTACGGCCTGACCGAAACCGCGCCGGTGCTGGCCGTCGAGTACCCCGGCGCCACGCGCCGCGGGTCGGTCGGCATGGCGGCGCCCGGGGTCGAACTCAGGATCGACGACGACGGCGAGATCCTGGCCCGCACCGAAGGCCTGATGGAGGGCTACTGGAAGAAACCCGACGCGACGGCGGAGGCGATCGATCAGGACGGGTGGTTCCACACCGGCGACATCGGCCGTCTCGACGACGACGGCTACCTCTACATCACCGACCGCAAGAAGGACCTGCTGGTGACGAGCGGCGGCAAGAACGTCGCGCCCCAGCCGATCGAGCAGATGCTGATCACGCATCCAGCAGTGGCGCAGGTGGTCGTGGTCGGCGACGGCTACCCGTACCTCAACGCCCTCGTCGTGCCGAACTACGCCGAGCCGCCGGCGCCGTTCGCCGGCATGGACCCGGCCGAGCTCCGCGAGGACCCGCGCCTGCAGGAGATCGTCCAGGGGTTGCTCGACCGGGCAAACGCACTCCTGCCGGCCCATGAACGGGTGCGCCGCTTCCGGCTGCTGGAGCGCGAGCTGACGATCGAGGAGGGTGAGATCACGCCCACCCTGAAGGTGCGCCGGAAGATCGTCAGCGAACGCTACCGCGACGTGATCGCGTCGATGTACCTCAAGAGCCAGCGCGTCAGTTGA
- a CDS encoding YggS family pyridoxal phosphate-dependent enzyme yields the protein MTGRVAEACRRAGRGELEVSLVGACKRQPLERILEAVDAGLRILGENQVQEGEAHRAALREAGHDDVEWRLIGPLQTNKAPRACRVFDVFEAVDRVKVARRLDRVLRDRQGGVRTCLLEVNIGREPSKHGFLPEDTGTMLGLAQLDHLLIRGLMAIPPRRSDPGNARRDFAALRRLRDELGRDGLFGEREGWLSMGMSADFEAAVLEGATHVRIGSALFGPRPPR from the coding sequence CTGACCGGGCGGGTCGCCGAGGCCTGCCGCCGCGCCGGCCGAGGCGAGCTTGAGGTCAGCCTGGTCGGCGCCTGCAAGCGGCAACCCCTGGAGCGCATCCTCGAAGCCGTCGACGCCGGCCTGCGGATCCTGGGTGAGAACCAGGTCCAGGAGGGCGAAGCGCATCGCGCGGCACTGCGCGAGGCCGGCCACGACGACGTGGAGTGGCGCCTGATCGGACCGCTGCAGACGAACAAGGCCCCGCGGGCCTGCCGTGTCTTCGACGTGTTCGAGGCGGTCGACCGGGTGAAGGTGGCGCGGCGGCTCGATCGGGTGCTCCGGGATCGGCAAGGCGGTGTTCGGACCTGCCTCCTCGAGGTCAACATCGGGCGCGAGCCGAGCAAGCACGGCTTCCTGCCCGAGGACACCGGGACGATGCTCGGGCTAGCGCAACTCGACCACCTGCTGATCCGCGGCCTGATGGCGATTCCTCCGCGTCGGAGCGACCCCGGGAATGCCCGGCGCGACTTCGCGGCCCTGCGGCGCCTGCGCGACGAACTGGGCCGCGACGGTCTGTTCGGAGAGCGCGAAGGATGGCTGTCGATGGGGATGAGCGCGGACTTCGAGGCGGCCGTCCTCGAGGGCGCCACCCACGTTCGGATCGGATCGGCGCTGTTCGGACCGCGCCCGCCGCGCTAG